The genomic stretch TCACCCAGCCGCGCTACGGGAGCCCGTACGACCCGGTGGCGCTCGCGGCCGACCTGCGCCGGGTGGCGGCGGGGGACGTGTCGGTGACCCAGCGGGTGCGGGCGCGGGCCATGAGCGCCCGGGGCGGCACGGCCTCGCCCCGGGTGGTGTGGCAGCGGGACGTGGCGACCGACGCGGCCGTGATGGAGTTGCGGGCGGCCGACTCGCCGGGGCTGCTCTATCGGGTGGCGACGGCGCTGGACGAGGCCGGGGCGGAGGTGCGGGCGGCCCGCATCTCGACCCTGGGCGGGGATGTCGTGGACGCTTTCTACCTGGTCGGGCCGTGGAATGACGCGGCCGAGCGGGATCGGGTGACGGCAGCGGTGCTGGCGGCGGTGTAGGACCGCTGGGGTTTGGCGGCGTGTAACCCACGCTGCCGGTGGCGCGTTAGCCGGGGCATGCGGCCACACGTATCCGGACTGCTCGATGATCATGTGACGGCGGGCGGTTCGCGGCTGCGGCTCGCGCTGACGGCGACCGCCGTGCGCAACCGGTCGCTGGAGGCCCGCGAGCTGATGGCACGGGCCGCGCTCGGTGAACACGGCACGCTTGACCAGCTGCTGCACGCGGCCCGGACCGGTGACCGGCGATGGCTGCGGCGTATCCGGCGCAAGGTCGACCCCGGGCTGGTGGCGGCGGTCGCGCACATCCTGGGGTTGCAGGAGCTGCTGCCGACCGACCGCGACGACGCGTCGGCGCTGTTCGAGCTGGTGCGGCGGGCCTGCGGGGCGCGGGCGTTGTCGCCCGCCAACCAGACGCTGCACGTTCAGCTGGCGCTGATTCACCAGGGGCCGGAGCGGGCCCGGAAGCTGATGCGGCGCTACCTGAAGATCGGCGAGTCGGCGCGGGCTGTGCTGAACGTCGACCTGCTCGCCGGTCGACGGGGGTGGGCGAGTGCTTTCGCGGCCCTGATGCCGGAACCGGGGCCGGTGGTGGCGGACGCGGACGGGGCCGTTGTCCGCGCTGGGAATGCCTGTTCTGACGACACTGCGTCGGCGGGCGCGGGGGCCGTTGGGGGTGCTTCTGCCGGCGGCGCTTTCGCAGGCGGCGCTTCTGGGGGTGGTGCTCCTGCGGGTGACGCCACCTCGCCCACGTCATCCGCGAAGCCCTCCAACTGCACCCCGGCGGGCGCTTCTTCCGCGGTCGGTGTTGCGGTGCCGTTTGATCGGCTGACCACGGCTGCCGTGGAACGGGTGGAGGGGGCGCATCGCGTTTCGGTGGTTGTCACGGCGTACCGGCCCGATCGGGGGTTGATCACCGCGGTGCGGTCGATCCTCGCGCAGAGCTGGAGCAACACCGAGGTGATCATCGTGGACGATGCCTCGCCGCCCGAGTTCGAGCCGGTGCTGCGCGAGGCGGTGGCCCTGGGCGATCGCATCACGTTGATCCGGATGCCGGAGAACTCGGGCACGTACGCGGCCCGCAACGCCGGGCTCGACGCGGCCGGCGGGGAGTTCGCCACCTTTCAGGACTCCGACGACTGGTCGCACCCCCGGCGGATCGAGCTGCAGGTGCGGCCGCTGATCGAGGACCGGCGACTGGTCGCCACGACGTCGGACGGGCTGGCGGTCACCGACGAGCTGATGTGCACCCGGCCGGGCGTGCGCAGCGGGCGGTTCAACCCGTCGTCGCTGATGCTGCGGCGGGGCACGGTGCTGCGTACGGTCGGCTATTTCGACCGGCTGCGCAAGGCGGCCGACTCCGAGTACATCGGGCGGATCCACGCCGCTTTCGGGGCGGGACGGGTGCGGCACCTCGACTCGTTGCCGCTCGCGCTCATCCGGCTCTCGGCCGGTTCGCTGTCGCGGGCGGAGATCCGGCCGCACTGGATGCATCCGGCGCGGACGGCGTACATGTCGGCCTATCAGCGGCACCACCAGCTGATCGCCCAGCGGCGGGCGGGCGCCTACCGGCCGGCGGACGGGTCGGACCGGCCCTTCCCGGCTCCGGATCACCTGCTCGGCACCGTACGGGATCGGGCCTATGACGTGGTGATGGTGGCGGACTGGCGTTTCCTGGAGAGCGCGCAGCGGACGGCCCTCGACGAGCTGCGCGCCCTGAAAACCGCCGGTCTGCGGGTGGCGCTTCTGCAGTTCGACTCGTACCGCGCGATCCACCTGCGCCGCATTCCGCTGGCGGCGGCCGTGCAGGACCTGGTCAACGACGGGACCGCCGACCGGATCGCGCTCGAGGACTCCGTGTCGGCGGCGCTGGTGGTGGTGCGTCAGGCGGGGGTGCTGCATTTCGCGGCCTCCGTGGAATCGGGTGTACGGGCGCGGCGTGCCCTGATCGTGGCGGACCGCGCGCCCGTACGAGCCGACGGCAGCGACCACCGGTACGACCCGACGACGTGCGCGGACGTGACACGGCGGCTGTTCGGGGCCGAGCCCACCTGGGTTCCGCAGGACCCGGGAGTGCGGGCCGCCCTGCGTGGGGTCGCGGAGGTGGAGCCGGACGACCTGCCGCTCGCGCCGGTGCCGGGCGGGTGGGTCGCCGAGCGTACGGGGGCCTCGGCCGGCTCGCCGATCGTCGGCACCGACCTGTGCGACGCGGCGAACTGGCCGCTGGACGCCGCCGACAGCCTCGCCGTGTGCCGCCGGTTGACCCGGGCCGACGTACGGGTTCGTCTGGCTGATCGGCCCGCGGGCACGTGTGCTGCTCCGGTGGCGGCGACGTGGCTCGCCTATCGGACGGAGGACGTCGAGCCTCGGCCGTTCCTGCACCAGCTCGACTTCTATCTGCACTTTCCGCCGCGGGAGCAGACCGAATGGTATTCACGCCCGGCCTGGGAGGCCGCGGCGGTGGGGTGCGTGGTGGTGATGCCCGAACGGTATCGGGGTCTTTACGGGGATGCGGCGGTGTACTGCACACGGTCCGAAGTGGAGGCTCTGATCGCACGTTATCGGGCCGACCCGGCGCTGTACGCCGAGCAGAGCCGCCGTGCGCGCCGGACCATGGCCGCCGAGTGTGCGCGGGAGCGCTTCGTGTCGCGGATCCTCTCGTCGCTGCCCGCCTCCTCGATGTCTCCGCTGCTGCCGATCTCGTAGCGGTCGCCGGATTTACCGGCCGCCGTGGAGTTGTGGTTATGTCCCTTGCCGGCGGCCTGGGTGTCGCTGGTGTGTTGGTTGCCGGCGGCCTGGACGTGCCTGACGTGTCGCTCGTCGGCGGCTTGGGTGTGTCTGGTGTGTCGCTCGCCGGCGGCTTGGGTGTGTCTGGTGTGTCGCTTGCCGGCGGCTTGGGCGTCTCCGGCGTGTCGCTTGCCGCCGATTCCGGTGTCGTCGTGGTGCTCGCTGACGATCCCGTAACGGGCCGGGTCGGTGTGGCGTTGAGTTCGATGTGCGGACCACCATGACCAGCCTGCTGCGGCTCGCCCGGGCCGTGGCGCGCCGGTTGCGCGGCCTGTCCCGCCGGCAGATCGCCGGCATGATCGTCATAGTGCCGCTGGCGGTGGGCGTCGCGATCTCGTCGATGATCGGGCAGGCCGCCGTGGCCACCGGGCTGCTCGCGCTGCTGCTGACCGCCGTGCTGGCCGGCGTGGTGCACCTGTCGCGCCGGATCGGCGGCGTGAACCGCTCGACCCAGGAGGCCGTACGTGAGCTGCGTGCGACCGTCGATCAGTTGCAGCGCCGGGTGATCGCCGCGGTCGAGAAGGAACGGCTCGCCGCGGGGGACCGGCACCAGGAGGTCACCGAGGCCATGGCCCGCACCGAGCGGCTCACCGGCCGCGGGGCGGAGCTGCTGCTGCGGGAGCAGAGCCGGGAGATCGAGGCGCTGTTCCAGCTCTTCCAGACGGTGACGCCACGCGCGCCGATGCCTTCGTCGGCGCCGGGTTCGCAGCCCACGGACCTGCTCGGGCTCGTGCACGCGGCCCGGGAACGCCGGCCCGCGCTGACGGTGGCGCTGGGATGCGGGCCCGCGATCGTCTGGCTCGGATACGCGCTGGCGGAGACGGGTGGACGACTGGTTGCTGTCGATCATGATGCTGGCCGGGTTTCGCTCGTACGGGGTTGGCTGGCCGAACACGGGTTGGGCTCGGTCGAGGTGCGGCAGGTGGGCGTGGCCGAGCTGGTCGTGGAGGGGCGGACGGTGGACTGGTACGACGTCGAGCACCTGGACGGGCTCAGCGACATCGACCTGCTGCTCGTGGACGGTGACCTGGCGCCCGCCACCCCTGACC from Paractinoplanes brasiliensis encodes the following:
- a CDS encoding glycosyltransferase family A protein; protein product: MRPHVSGLLDDHVTAGGSRLRLALTATAVRNRSLEARELMARAALGEHGTLDQLLHAARTGDRRWLRRIRRKVDPGLVAAVAHILGLQELLPTDRDDASALFELVRRACGARALSPANQTLHVQLALIHQGPERARKLMRRYLKIGESARAVLNVDLLAGRRGWASAFAALMPEPGPVVADADGAVVRAGNACSDDTASAGAGAVGGASAGGAFAGGASGGGAPAGDATSPTSSAKPSNCTPAGASSAVGVAVPFDRLTTAAVERVEGAHRVSVVVTAYRPDRGLITAVRSILAQSWSNTEVIIVDDASPPEFEPVLREAVALGDRITLIRMPENSGTYAARNAGLDAAGGEFATFQDSDDWSHPRRIELQVRPLIEDRRLVATTSDGLAVTDELMCTRPGVRSGRFNPSSLMLRRGTVLRTVGYFDRLRKAADSEYIGRIHAAFGAGRVRHLDSLPLALIRLSAGSLSRAEIRPHWMHPARTAYMSAYQRHHQLIAQRRAGAYRPADGSDRPFPAPDHLLGTVRDRAYDVVMVADWRFLESAQRTALDELRALKTAGLRVALLQFDSYRAIHLRRIPLAAAVQDLVNDGTADRIALEDSVSAALVVVRQAGVLHFAASVESGVRARRALIVADRAPVRADGSDHRYDPTTCADVTRRLFGAEPTWVPQDPGVRAALRGVAEVEPDDLPLAPVPGGWVAERTGASAGSPIVGTDLCDAANWPLDAADSLAVCRRLTRADVRVRLADRPAGTCAAPVAATWLAYRTEDVEPRPFLHQLDFYLHFPPREQTEWYSRPAWEAAAVGCVVVMPERYRGLYGDAAVYCTRSEVEALIARYRADPALYAEQSRRARRTMAAECARERFVSRILSSLPASSMSPLLPIS
- a CDS encoding class I SAM-dependent methyltransferase, which codes for MTSLLRLARAVARRLRGLSRRQIAGMIVIVPLAVGVAISSMIGQAAVATGLLALLLTAVLAGVVHLSRRIGGVNRSTQEAVRELRATVDQLQRRVIAAVEKERLAAGDRHQEVTEAMARTERLTGRGAELLLREQSREIEALFQLFQTVTPRAPMPSSAPGSQPTDLLGLVHAARERRPALTVALGCGPAIVWLGYALAETGGRLVAVDHDAGRVSLVRGWLAEHGLGSVEVRQVGVAELVVEGRTVDWYDVEHLDGLSDIDLLLVDGDLAPATPDPLAPALHVLGRRLAMGAAVVVDEEPRVAPRQGGGFGLTSRQRLPGRWTALTQPHSTTVTTPI